Part of the Impatiens glandulifera chromosome 8, dImpGla2.1, whole genome shotgun sequence genome is shown below.
tttggtttaaaattttaaaataactcaaacaaaatcaaatattattttactccctttttatttattatatcacttaaattattaataaaatactaaaatactttatattttaattttttttatttatatatataataccttttaaaatttttaccaaaaataatcaatacttatttttaaaattctaaccaatcattattttttattttatttatatatattaataccaattaaattttttactaaaaataataaatacttattcaaaattatcaccaccataaaaataaaaaaaaataaaaaaataaaaaaattggatcCATTCAAAAtgagtaatttttatttaattttcttttgatttgaTCTTCTTTCTAATGAAAACTATTgtcacaaaacaaaaaataataaaatattgatatcatatttttttataataaaaaaaaaaatcaaatctttaACTCATGATGATGAGTCGCCGTGTTGTTGGATGACTGACTCGGAAATGATGAAGCCGTAATTAATCCCCTCCAACTCCAATCGccatcaaattatttagaaaaaatattaaaagaggTGATCAGATAGCTTTGAAAACCCCACAAAATCATTTATATGtgccattaattaattaaacaaatccCTCTTAATCTTCCTCCTCGACATTGctattgttttaattattagtattgCTTATAAAGACTTTGGTTTCAATTTCGCTCTTCACTTACTAAATGTCACAAAGGCAATTATGTAGCGAAATTTTTCTAACTTTCTGTCCTTGTGCGGCCTGTTTTGCGCACCAAAACAGACAGCCCAACTCCAGCACCGATGTTAGTTTTTCGCACAGAAACTAACCAGCAAGCTCACAACACAATCAACAAGAAGTATGCAGACAATTAAAGACACAGAATTACGGGCAAATAcccaactttataatatattcacTCACAAATATCGATTACAAAGAAGACTATAAATTCTCAAGGCTGCACACAAAATGACACTCACTAGTTGTGGGTATTTCTCTACCAAAACTTAACTAACTTGTCTTGTGCAGCTCAAGATCTATTTATAGCCCTTAAGAATAACAATGAGAAACCTAGAGACTGGGGCAGCAAGCCCTTGGCCAAGTCGTGGCTGAAAAAGTCATCAAAGACTTGGCCTCCCGAAATTATAGGGTCTTGACCGGGCCCTCCCGAAATACTCGGTCCTGGCTGAGACTTGTTCCATCCTTGACCTAGCGACGCCCTTCTCCTCGGTCGCCAAGTGGGTCGGGGCGGGTACCGGTCCAAAACCGGCCCAAGGTCCGATCCATGGTCGAGACCTAACCCATGCACAATGATCCGGCCCATGTCTGAAACACTCGGTCCTCAGTCCTCGGTCCTCGGTCTGATGCTTACGCTTGGTCAGCTTTCCCCCTCGGTCGGATGCTTCCGCAAGGCTAACCTTCTCTCGGTCTAATGCTTCCTTCTCCACACTTCTCCCACCTGCTGCGCGCACACTCCATGCGCTGGTTGTTGTTACTCTTTCGGCCCTAGGTCGCACACACGCGACCACCCTTCAGCTCGGTCTCGGCACTCCTCATCATGCCGAGCCAAACCCGCATGCTAGCATCTATCTCTCGGTCCTTGTATTTTAAAACTCGCGCCCCGACAGGATCTTTCGACACTTCGCATTTCGCCACTCCGGTGCCATGCCGCCCACCTGCGACATTATTTTTAggcacctctcggtcctggccctCCGCAATCAAGCCAAGACCGAGGTCAGCAGGTTACACTTGTAACATACTCCTTTATTGTTGTTTTCTATCTTCTTTATATTCTGTTCGTTCTTggagaaatatatttttgttgggcAGTTTGTTTACTTAGGCGAAAATCTTAAGTATTGAGTTGGCTGATCAGGTTCTTGCGAGGAGAGCCTGAGCCGGACAAAGGTTAGCCAAAGTTGTGAATTTGGTGTGTTTTTCCGCATTAGACAGACCCTTCGTTACAAGTTTACTccccttttatttattatatcacttaaattattaataaaatactaaaatactttatattttaatttttatttatttatatatataataacttttaaaatttttaccaaaaataatcaatacttatttttaaaattctaaccaatcattattttttattttatttatatatattaataccaattaaattttttactaaaaataataaatacttattcaaaattatcaccaccataaaaatagaaaaaatatatgggAGAATTCACTAGTTTCTGAATATGTgaatatgacatttatcccacatcggagaaaaagaagaaatttttggtatataaaatatgagagagtttattagtttctgaagtgtttttaaggttataatgtGCTGGAATATGGTTCACCCTAAGGGTTTAAGGTTATATTCATGAGGTACTTGAGATATGAAAGGCAATTGTGATAATAGTagagataataaaataacatctaaaatgaaaatagaaaaatacatattttaaaataaaatagacttttagcaacgtttttttaattttgccaacgcttaaataagcgtcgttaAAACCTTCACTTTTCGGCAACgcttgtaccgacgcttaaataagcgtggtaaaaacttgcgcccaccctgcttctggcgacgcaagaataagtgtcggtaatgtttttggcgacgcttttaaaggttggcagaagtctttttatgcgtcgccgaaagtcatttttgttgtagtgacgGCTGTGGTCaatttgtttgtgtttgatCAAATTCGTGATAAGTATTATACTGTCCCAGGTACATATAACCTAACCCCTTGTTATGATCAAGGATACattaatttaacttattaacaTCTTTGTAGAATTGATTTGAGTACTCATTTCATAACAAATTATTCGCTAGTGCGCTTTTCTGCTATGAGGTATCACGAGATTCGTTAAATTTGAAGTCTTTAATGATTCTtcaaatggatacttgggtgaTGCTTGTGTGTTTGGTGCCGATGTGTTTCTAATAAAACAGCCCATCAACAAAGTGAATGTGCTGTCTTTATTGGGTAAAGGAGCTAATGATCCTTTGACTAATTGTACCCACATTTGGAAAATCAAATCTTTTTCTACTCTCTCCCTTGATTATTATTAGTCCGACAAATTCACTTGTGGAGATTTTAAATGGTGAGTATATCTTTAGTACTTTCttctatttttctatatatatagacataaataaattaatttgcaTGTTAGGTGGATCAAGCTCTATCCTAAGGGGAGTAGTGAAGGTAGGTAGAATAGCATTTCGGCTTATCTATGTTTGGACAAGTCTAATCTTCCCTCGGATACTAAAGTCTTTGTTAATTATACTATTGGCATCCAAAATGTGCTGAAGTCAGATATCATTAAATCCAGAGGTATGTACTTTGTTTGATCATATTAACTAACATTAACTTAAAACAAATgattattagaataattaatgttataatgattaatttgtttttgtccgTCCAGGGGATGCTCACTTTGATGATTTGTATCCAGCTTTGGGGTTCCAcatcatttcattaactaaGTTTGAAgacttaaaaaatgaaattttggtTAATGATGTTTGTGTTATTCAAACTGATGTTACCATTGTAGGGATAGTCACTACAAAATgatcttttttatatatgaattaatctCTTAATGATAAGGATATGTTGGtcttcctttcttctttttatgtttttaattacaacaaaatttatttcattattatctttgaaatattgatttttctttGCTTCTTCATACCTTCAATGAGACACAAACAAAATATAGCAAATTTTACCGAAGCTTTGATACacgtataatatttttttaccgaaaaataagacattttctattttttttaacattaaatattttcttttgagtAAGTTAACTatcaagataaatatttttgtatctgttgagaaacgatctaatctaaacacatgataaaagaagatataaagataaagtggtaaaaaataataaagaacacaagatataatgaggttcggccaacaatgcctacatcctcggagagtcgtccattctattgatattccatggaataatgatccaagtaaccctaggttacaatgtctctatttataggagtacattaAAAGCCAAAAGACCAAACTACTACTcttaagcccaataaaggcttaaagcccaataaaggcttaaagtctaattacaatatataaactctaattaaatatgagcccaaaacccaacagtaTCAACCCTATGTTTTAATCATattacttatatttataaaattttaaccatcactgaaaaaaaaaaacttaaaattagaAAAGGCAAGATCAAACAAAGCTCTCTAATTAACTCATGATGATCAGCCGTGTCTCAATTGGATGAATTACTCGGAAATGATGAAAGCCGTAATCAACTTTAATCACTATTAAATCTAGGTAGCCTTGAAAAATCCCACAAAACcattaatgtcattaattaaatcaatcTCTCTTAATATTCCTCCATATTTTtgcctatatatataaattagcaCACAAAAATCTAAgattaatacaaaaatttaacCTATTTTGTGTGATTATTTGAGAGGaatattttaatgatatgaTATACAACTTAATTGCTAATTTGTTTATGTGCACAGGGGATTCACATTACTTCAGTGAACTACGCATTATACTTCACAAATTCATGTCACTTGCAAAATTACGAGATCCAACAATGGGAGTTTTGGTGGATGATACTTCTCTTTGTTGAAGCAGAAATTACATTCTTAGCGTGGTtactaaataatcaaaaattataagcagaaattataaagttattttgctgaccatttttaaataataaaaaattattctccTGACGCTTAGTTTATTGATCGCGACACTTAAACGGTGCTTGACTTATTTTgaatatctttaaataaatataatgattttatttatttatttttgaatttaaaaaagaaaacacaaaTTTACCTAgtcagttttttttataatctaacCATAACTCTTCACGTTTGAGTTAATCTTAGATATGTAAATACTATAGTATTTAGTTtccttttatataatattattatttttaatttatagattatataattttaatatactaaattattttaaaataagattatatacCTTCATTAATACTATTTTCCTTTTTCCCAGAAGCCAACCCCTTTCCCTTTTTTTTTTCCTACTCCAACCTGTTTTTCTCTCCATAAAACAAAGATAGACATACATTAATTTGGTAAAGTTCCGGCTATCGATTTctaaacaaaagaaagaagacaaaTGACAATGAAGATGCGAGACAATGTTCAGGATGGAAcgattttttaatcttttttcttaaattttcctTATATGGAATAGTTCTTTATTATGAGTACATAAATAGGTTTCTCTTTGTTaatggggacgcaaaggagagTTGTTCGTACTTCAAATATGAaacattaccgttacatataactaacattaaCATTAAGGTTTGTGATATAGACGTATACAAACTAGGTATATGTTTAAGTTTGAATTATCTTTAAATACATGTTCTaagattaaatacaaaaataagatataaaataatattttttttaaatggtcagaattttaaaatatagacgGCAATATGATAAGTACATGAAAATATAGTGCGAGAACTCTTTATCACGTGTAATCAAGCACCGAACAGAGAATAAAATCTCTAAAATATGATTgaacacaaaatatatttttttctaatttctcgaaaagaaaaattagttaGGTTGCGACtctaaaaaagtcaaaactattataaatcgatgttttttaaattcattataatcAAGTCTATCATTTTGGTCTTCATCTTATTCGAGATTTGAGAGAAATATGAGTTATGTGGCGCGACTATTAAGTAACGAAAATCGTTATCGAAAATGATCGATTTTTGAcgtaatataattattatcagAATATGCAGTTATGGTCACATAGCGTTATTGTCATCAACAACACATTTGTGTTTTTgtcatcttttttttcattcaaaagtcattgttatgaataatcTATAAtgtcaataattaaattattagaccgtatttaaccaatttcttttataataataataataataaagagaaaTGTATTTTACTCAGAATTGAGagtcatcaattatttaattaaaaactatttatttctattaataaGTGGAGAAGTTTATGAAGGTCCTGAATACTGATTCGGGActcttaattcattttttttattaagatgaTCAATATTATTAGGTTATCTCTTATAGATTATTGCCTTTTTTTCTCTTGTAATTTATTAGTTTGTCAAAAAAagatttaatatattcattatttttttgcAAAAGAACCATGAAACATAATTTAAAGaagatttaatattaacttCAAATATTCAATAGGATTCTTGACAAATTTGTTTGTATAAGATAAAAAgatttaatattcaattatattcTTAACTTCTcacttatgattttttttttacatgagACTTTATAATTGAGCTTTCAtagaaaaattcaaacaaaatcaaacattacTTTACACCCCTCttacttaaatcattaataaaatattaaaatatcttatattataaattattattttttattttatttatatatattaatactttttaatttttaaaaaaaataataattaatacttattcaaaatcatcattaattattattttctctatatatttttcaaataactcgaATCTCCGAATAAATTTTTGATCCATACAAAATGAgtagtttttatttatctttcttttgaTTTGATATTCTTTTTGGATAAAAACTATTgtcacaaaacaaaaaaataataaaatattgataacatatattttttttataataaaaaaaacaattttttttaaaaaaaaaatcaaatctttaACTCATGATGATGAGTCGTCGTGTTGTTGGATGACTGACTCGGAAATGATGAAAGCCGTAATTAATCCCCTCGCCATCAAACTTttcagaaaaaatattaaaagaaggGATCAGATAGCTTTGAAAACCCACacaaaatcatttattatatatgccattaattaattaaacaaatccCTCTTAATCTTCCTCGATGTTCTGGCCTGTGTATTCCTCGACATtgctattattttattagtattgCTTACAGACTTTGGTTTCAAGTTCACTCTTCACTTAGGGTTTCACTTACTAAACTATGGGTCTCAGATTTaaagattttccctccaaactCTTACAAGGTCGACTTTTCTTAATTCTTTAGATCTCATAACTTTATATACGTTTTTACAAATTGCTgatattttttgttattgtttCTTCATCGCTAAATCAGGAAGAGATGCTCAGACGATGCATTACACGCTCAAGATGGAGTCCTTCTCAAATATCGCTAAATCCCCATCAATACTTAAATACACTTCGGTTAATTTTAAAGTTGATGGCTATACATGGTTAGTTTCATTTTTATGAgctagattattattatttttataaaaacatatacaTGCAATACTATGtaaataatagtaatttatgcaatatgatataaattatttgcGCGGTTTAGGAGATTGCAAATCTATCCTAATGGGAACAAGAAGAAAGGAGGGGAGGGTCATATTTCCATTTATATAGAGTTAATGGATACTTCATCCCTCCCAACCGGTTGGACAGTAACGGCTGTGGTCaatttgtttgtgtttgatCAAATTCGTGATAAGTATTATACTGTCCCAGGTACATATATATAACCTAACCCCTTGTTATGTTCAAGGATACACTAATTAACATATTTGTCGAATTGATTTGAGTACTCGTTTCATTACAGATTATTCGCTGGTGCGCTTTTCTGCTGTAAAACTGAAATGGGGTATCACGAGATTCGTTAAACTTGATGTCTTTAATGATTCTTCAAATGGATACTTGGTGGGTGATGCTTGCGTGTTTGGTGCCGAGGTGTTTCTAATAAAACAGCCCATCAACAAAGTGAATGTGCTGTCTTTATTGGGTAAAGGATCTAATGATCCTTTGACTTGTACCCACATTTGGAAAATCGAATCTTTTTCTACTCTCTCCCTTGATTACTATGAGTCCGACAAATTCACTTGCGGAGATTTTAAATGGTGAGTATAACCTtactttctttaatttaaatatatatatacatacttttctgttataaattaattaatttgcatGTAAATAGGTGGATCAAGCTCTATCCTAAGGGTTGTAGTGGAGGTGCGGGGAAGAGCATTTCGGCTTATCTACATTTGGACAAGTCTAATCTTCCCTCGGATACTAAAATCTTTGTTAATTATACTATTGGCATCCAAAATGTGGTTAAGT
Proteins encoded:
- the LOC124912776 gene encoding uncharacterized protein LOC124912776; its protein translation is MHYTLKMESFSNIAKSPSILKYTSVNFKVDGYTWRLQIYPNGNKKKGGEGHISIYIELMDTSSLPTGWTVTAVVNLFVFDQIRDKYYTVPDYSLVRFSAVKLKWGITRFVKLDVFNDSSNGYLVGDACVFGAEVFLIKQPINKVNVLSLLGKGSNDPLTCTHIWKIESFSTLSLDYYESDKFTCGDFKWWIKLYPKGCSGGAGKSISAYLHLDKSNLPSDTKIFVNYTIGIQNVVKSNIIKSGGESHFDDLYPAWGFQTIISLTKFEDLKNEILVNDVCVIQAGVTIVGIVTTK